Proteins from a single region of Sediminitomix flava:
- a CDS encoding cold-shock protein, giving the protein MAKSQATFSKMEKEKKRQKKKQEKLKRKEERQANSGGSDLDSMMAYVDEFGNIVDTPPEPSEREEINVEDIAISIPKAEEIEEDPVKKGRVEFFNDQKGFGFIKEIGTQEKYFVHVKGLIDDVRERDLVTFELEEGLKGLNAVRVKKSK; this is encoded by the coding sequence ATGGCGAAATCACAGGCTACGTTTAGCAAAATGGAAAAAGAGAAAAAGCGTCAAAAGAAAAAACAAGAGAAACTCAAAAGAAAAGAGGAACGCCAAGCGAATAGCGGCGGTAGTGACCTAGACAGCATGATGGCTTATGTGGATGAATTTGGAAACATTGTTGACACTCCACCAGAACCATCTGAAAGAGAAGAAATAAACGTAGAGGATATTGCCATCAGTATTCCAAAAGCCGAAGAAATTGAAGAAGATCCAGTGAAAAAAGGACGTGTTGAATTCTTCAACGATCAGAAAGGCTTTGGTTTCATCAAAGAAATCGGTACACAAGAGAAATACTTTGTACACGTAAAAGGTTTGATTGATGATGTAAGAGAAAGAGATCTCGTTACTTTTGAGCTTGAAGAAGGTCTGAAAGGACTAAATGCAGTTCGAGTGAAAAAATCAAAATAA
- a CDS encoding FecR domain-containing protein, producing MKDEVKDIYISKYLSGNASAEERRIVEEWLLADASHQKYFDEFLFVWEKATPPPVQQKVNVDAAWDKVRKRALKPQAKEVKLETKPKKYLGAWWAAAAAVVIASLYIFGLQQFDAEMEMIRVATTDVIQEVELPDGTKVNLNTYSSIEYPEKFSDEKRALTLEGEAFFDVNRDPARPFIIDAGKAQVEVLGTSFNVNTKNEEAIEVVVATGKVALMPKEANTKKSFLTLTRNQKGILGKGDLSLKKVEAREDAQNAIAWKTKSLFFEETPLTEVFETLEKNYGVEFEYDLQSIEDRKLSGRFKEQPLGVILETIELSFDNISAERKGNKVEVKLTDNE from the coding sequence ATGAAAGACGAAGTTAAAGATATATATATCAGCAAGTACTTATCTGGCAATGCGAGTGCAGAAGAACGTCGCATTGTGGAGGAGTGGCTTTTGGCTGACGCATCACATCAGAAGTATTTTGATGAATTTCTTTTTGTATGGGAGAAGGCAACACCTCCTCCTGTTCAGCAAAAAGTAAATGTAGATGCTGCTTGGGATAAAGTGAGAAAAAGAGCTTTAAAGCCCCAAGCCAAAGAAGTAAAACTAGAAACAAAACCTAAGAAATATCTAGGGGCATGGTGGGCTGCCGCTGCGGCTGTTGTGATTGCGAGTTTGTATATTTTCGGACTTCAGCAATTTGATGCTGAAATGGAAATGATTCGTGTAGCAACCACAGATGTCATCCAAGAAGTAGAACTTCCCGATGGTACAAAAGTGAATCTGAATACTTATTCTTCTATTGAGTATCCTGAGAAGTTTTCCGATGAAAAAAGAGCTCTGACACTTGAAGGAGAAGCCTTTTTTGATGTAAACAGAGATCCTGCTAGACCTTTTATTATCGATGCAGGAAAAGCACAGGTAGAAGTTTTAGGAACCTCATTTAATGTTAATACAAAAAATGAAGAAGCTATTGAGGTTGTTGTAGCTACTGGTAAAGTTGCCTTAATGCCGAAAGAAGCAAATACCAAGAAATCATTCTTAACCTTGACTAGAAATCAGAAAGGTATTTTGGGTAAGGGCGATTTGAGTCTGAAGAAGGTTGAGGCAAGAGAAGATGCACAAAATGCGATAGCTTGGAAGACCAAAAGCTTATTCTTTGAAGAAACACCTTTAACTGAAGTTTTCGAGACTTTGGAGAAAAATTACGGGGTTGAGTTTGAGTATGATCTTCAGTCTATTGAAGACCGTAAGCTCTCAGGTAGATTTAAGGAGCAACCTCTAGGGGTTATTTTGGAGACAATTGAGCTTTCTTTTGACAATATTAGTGCAGAAAGAAAAGGTAATAAAGTAGAAGTAAAACTGACAGACAACGAATAA
- a CDS encoding RNA polymerase sigma-70 factor — translation MQASIIDKIREGDEVAYEQLFRDYYEQLCLYACKYIGEMEQAEEIVQDYFVQLWEKRDGLQVHSSLKSYLFGAIRNNCLSYFKHQKVRENHRQEVLNTSSEAYSDEEDMSAFEMEQRIHNCINGLPEQRQRIFKMSKFEGLKYKEIAESLGLSVKTVEAQMGKALKTLRTELAGALPILLLILYFFKK, via the coding sequence ATGCAAGCATCTATCATAGATAAAATACGGGAAGGAGATGAAGTCGCCTATGAACAACTGTTCAGAGATTACTATGAACAGCTTTGTTTATATGCCTGTAAGTATATTGGTGAGATGGAACAAGCAGAGGAAATTGTACAAGATTATTTTGTTCAGCTTTGGGAAAAAAGAGATGGGCTACAAGTACATTCTTCATTAAAATCCTACTTGTTTGGTGCTATTCGAAATAACTGTCTGAGTTATTTCAAACATCAAAAAGTAAGAGAAAATCACCGTCAAGAAGTCTTGAATACAAGCTCAGAAGCTTATTCAGATGAAGAGGATATGAGTGCTTTTGAAATGGAGCAACGCATTCATAATTGTATTAACGGTTTACCCGAACAACGCCAACGAATTTTTAAAATGAGTAAATTTGAAGGCTTGAAATACAAGGAAATAGCAGAAAGTTTAGGGCTTTCTGTTAAAACTGTAGAGGCTCAAATGGGAAAAGCATTGAAGACATTACGTACAGAACTGGCAGGAGCCTTACCAATTCTTCTTTTGATCCTATATTTTTTCAAAAAGTAG
- the uvrC gene encoding excinuclease ABC subunit UvrC, with product MKGEIAEKLQSKIKNLPQEPGVYKYLNEEGVIIYVGKAKKLKNRVSSYFVKQHDASRKTRKLVSEIRDIETVVVDSELDALLLENNLIKEFQPKYNILLKDDKTYPYICITKERFPRVFSTRNIEAGKHEYYGPYASLRTMNTLLDLFKRLYKIRSCTYNLSRKNVDEGKFKICLEYHIHNCLGPCEGKQTEEEYEEDIKQIRSILKGKIGLAKGYLKDKMNTAAAEMEFEKAAQYKDKLDHLQNFQAKSLVTNPNIEEVEAYSIKSSESMSYVNFMKITDGVLHHTETVQVKKSMDESDEQVLLYAIFDFRKKYNTASRKVLTNIELEEVEELPFEAHVPKIGDMRRLIELSMKNVFHFMKEKEVLKQEKEDKKAHFQTLLQLKADLNLKELPVHIECFDNSNFQGTNPVAACVVFKDGKPSKKDYRHFHIKTVVGPDDFASMYEVVTRRYKRLLAESEPLPQLIIIDGGKGQLGMAVKALRDLEIYGTIPVIGIAKRLEEIYFPGDSLPLHIHKKSRSLALIQRLRDEAHRFGITFHRNRRSANSIHSELENIEGVGPATIKKLLTEFKSAANVKKASQTDIAAVIGNKKAETVVKYFKEKE from the coding sequence ATGAAAGGGGAAATTGCTGAAAAATTACAAAGTAAAATTAAAAACTTACCTCAAGAACCAGGAGTATACAAATATCTCAATGAGGAAGGTGTAATTATCTATGTTGGAAAAGCAAAGAAGTTAAAGAATCGTGTCAGTAGTTATTTTGTAAAACAGCACGATGCTTCTCGAAAAACTCGTAAGCTAGTTTCAGAAATCAGAGATATTGAAACTGTAGTTGTAGATTCTGAACTAGACGCGCTTTTGCTTGAGAATAACCTGATCAAGGAATTTCAGCCCAAATATAATATTCTTCTGAAAGACGATAAGACATACCCTTATATCTGTATTACAAAAGAACGATTTCCAAGAGTTTTCTCAACAAGAAATATTGAGGCAGGAAAGCACGAATATTATGGTCCTTATGCCTCGCTCAGAACAATGAATACTTTGCTTGATCTTTTCAAGCGATTGTATAAAATCCGTAGCTGTACGTATAATCTTTCTCGCAAAAATGTAGATGAAGGGAAATTCAAAATCTGTTTGGAATATCATATTCATAACTGCTTAGGTCCGTGTGAAGGAAAACAGACAGAGGAAGAATATGAAGAAGATATCAAACAAATCAGAAGTATTCTGAAAGGGAAAATCGGATTAGCAAAAGGATATCTGAAAGATAAAATGAATACTGCAGCTGCTGAAATGGAATTTGAGAAAGCAGCGCAGTACAAAGATAAATTAGATCACTTACAGAATTTCCAAGCCAAGTCGCTTGTCACCAATCCGAATATTGAAGAAGTAGAAGCTTACTCGATTAAGTCTTCTGAAAGTATGTCTTATGTGAATTTTATGAAAATCACAGATGGTGTACTTCATCATACAGAAACGGTACAAGTGAAAAAGTCTATGGATGAAAGTGATGAACAAGTCTTGCTTTATGCCATTTTCGATTTCAGAAAGAAATACAATACAGCTTCTCGAAAAGTATTGACCAATATCGAATTGGAAGAGGTGGAAGAATTACCATTTGAGGCTCACGTTCCAAAAATTGGAGATATGAGAAGGTTGATTGAGCTTTCTATGAAAAATGTCTTCCATTTCATGAAGGAAAAAGAGGTCTTGAAGCAGGAAAAAGAAGATAAAAAAGCCCATTTCCAAACGCTCCTTCAGCTAAAAGCAGACTTGAACTTGAAAGAGCTTCCTGTGCATATTGAGTGTTTTGATAACTCCAATTTTCAAGGGACAAACCCTGTAGCCGCCTGTGTAGTTTTCAAAGATGGGAAACCTTCAAAAAAAGACTACAGACATTTCCATATCAAAACGGTTGTAGGACCAGATGACTTTGCTTCTATGTATGAAGTAGTTACTCGTCGTTACAAAAGACTTTTAGCAGAAAGTGAGCCGCTTCCACAATTGATAATTATTGATGGAGGAAAAGGGCAACTCGGTATGGCGGTTAAAGCCTTGCGTGATCTAGAAATCTATGGAACAATTCCTGTAATCGGGATTGCAAAACGATTGGAAGAAATTTATTTCCCAGGAGATTCTTTACCGCTTCACATTCATAAAAAGTCAAGATCTTTGGCGCTTATTCAAAGACTCCGAGATGAAGCTCACAGATTTGGTATTACTTTTCACCGAAATAGAAGATCAGCGAATAGTATTCATTCCGAGTTAGAAAATATTGAAGGTGTTGGTCCTGCGACAATTAAAAAGCTACTCACAGAGTTTAAATCGGCAGCCAATGTCAAGAAAGCTTCGCAAACAGATATAGCCGCTGTGATAGGAAATAAAAAAGCGGAAACTGTTGTGAAGTACTTTAAGGAAAAAGAATAA
- the coaD gene encoding pantetheine-phosphate adenylyltransferase, translated as MKKIALFPGTFDPFTRGHEDIAIRGSKIFDELIIGLGHNTKKKRFFEADLMLDKINDHFKDYPNVKAMMYEGLTAHVARDIGANFLLRGLRNTTDFEYENSIAQANKHVYDGLETVFIYTSPEYAYISSTIIRDLYQYQQDVSEFVPFSL; from the coding sequence ATGAAAAAAATAGCACTATTTCCGGGTACTTTCGATCCTTTCACAAGAGGACACGAAGATATAGCCATCAGAGGAAGTAAAATCTTTGATGAACTCATCATCGGACTTGGGCACAATACCAAGAAAAAGCGTTTTTTTGAGGCTGATTTGATGTTGGATAAGATCAATGATCACTTCAAGGATTATCCGAATGTAAAAGCAATGATGTATGAGGGCTTAACAGCTCATGTTGCTCGTGATATCGGGGCTAATTTCTTGTTGAGAGGCTTGAGAAATACGACTGATTTTGAATATGAAAATAGTATAGCACAGGCAAACAAACACGTTTATGACGGATTGGAGACCGTATTTATTTATACTTCTCCAGAATATGCCTACATCAGTTCAACGATTATTAGAGATTTATATCAATATCAGCAAGATGTAAGCGAGTTTGTGCCTTTCTCATTGTAA
- a CDS encoding STN and carboxypeptidase regulatory-like domain-containing protein: MNFKFKIHKRHLGLWSFIFLSLLCLSSEIIGSGSPLKRKVSVELEDASLKEALDALAEQANFDYAFNAKLLAGIYNISISAKNEEVEAVLDELLTKYDLQYRWLGSQLVIYQKKKEKKIVTVSKLYGQVWDASSQQAISGVAIQDQRLGLIGTTKDNGGFSIELPTPNFNLNLSFSHPKYQNKRLKVKLRGDRELQVRMEVDQVALEKEKALLDSLQALQEEQQFLDSLEQALAWTNDTSAVGEISPIVDPVNAFDFSNVSDRTMVKLFLPSNAKEEIDKKYQLQERGAQVSVMPVLGSNFLNGHRSINKFSLNLVSGYSAATDGFELGTVLNINRFGMNGVQVSGLMNVVGGSTSGVQFATLMNYSKLYTQGLQFSFMMNFNRMQVEGMQIAGFSNNIKGEIRGVQLAGINNGSRGGKGVQLAGLWNKTKDDFIGWQFTTISNKAKKDFYGIQTSAFHNEIEGNLYGLQTNLLINSVSDTLKGVQVAPFNIVGNTSKGFQVGGLNRTTTLRGVQLGLVNVADTVESGFSLGVVNFIRNGYTALEAGISSDAIVNLKYKGGTNQLYSILSVGMIDEGIRYGYGLGTAWDLASWMGINFDANAFYDQIDTDILPYTGWTAALEADLYMKLTDHFEIYFGGSFNTHFKGDNYLPTEVALPYKFSHETSRFGQWWSYQGGVRFRF, from the coding sequence ATGAATTTTAAATTCAAGATTCATAAAAGACACTTAGGGCTTTGGAGCTTTATTTTTTTATCACTTTTGTGTCTTTCTTCAGAAATAATAGGATCGGGTTCGCCGCTCAAACGAAAGGTGAGTGTAGAGTTGGAAGATGCAAGTTTGAAAGAAGCTTTAGATGCTTTGGCAGAACAAGCCAATTTTGACTATGCTTTCAATGCCAAGCTTCTTGCAGGGATATATAACATCAGTATCTCAGCAAAAAATGAAGAAGTTGAGGCTGTACTTGATGAATTACTGACCAAGTATGATTTACAATATCGTTGGTTAGGCTCTCAGTTGGTTATTTATCAGAAGAAAAAAGAAAAGAAAATAGTAACTGTCAGTAAGCTTTACGGACAAGTTTGGGATGCTTCTTCGCAACAAGCAATTTCGGGAGTTGCTATTCAAGATCAACGATTGGGACTTATTGGTACTACAAAAGATAATGGAGGATTTAGTATAGAATTACCCACGCCCAATTTCAATCTCAATCTGAGTTTTAGTCATCCTAAATACCAAAACAAAAGGCTGAAAGTGAAACTTAGGGGGGATCGCGAGTTGCAGGTTCGTATGGAAGTTGATCAAGTGGCACTAGAGAAAGAAAAAGCCTTGCTTGATAGTCTGCAAGCCCTCCAAGAAGAACAACAGTTTTTGGATTCATTGGAACAAGCTTTGGCATGGACAAACGATACCAGTGCTGTTGGAGAAATATCTCCAATAGTAGATCCTGTCAACGCATTTGATTTCTCCAATGTCAGTGATAGAACAATGGTGAAGCTGTTCTTGCCTTCAAATGCAAAAGAAGAAATTGATAAAAAATACCAACTTCAAGAGCGTGGCGCACAAGTGAGTGTGATGCCTGTGTTAGGGTCAAATTTCTTGAATGGACACAGATCAATTAATAAGTTTTCATTGAACTTAGTCTCGGGGTATAGTGCTGCTACCGATGGTTTTGAGCTAGGAACAGTCTTAAATATCAACCGTTTCGGGATGAATGGTGTACAAGTTTCTGGACTGATGAACGTGGTAGGAGGTAGCACGAGTGGTGTTCAGTTTGCAACACTAATGAACTATAGTAAACTGTACACACAGGGGCTTCAGTTTTCTTTTATGATGAACTTTAACCGAATGCAGGTCGAAGGAATGCAGATTGCTGGTTTTAGTAATAATATTAAGGGAGAAATCCGAGGTGTACAGTTGGCTGGGATTAATAATGGCTCAAGAGGTGGGAAAGGAGTGCAGCTAGCAGGACTTTGGAATAAAACCAAAGATGATTTTATAGGTTGGCAGTTCACTACTATTTCAAATAAAGCAAAGAAAGATTTCTACGGAATCCAAACCTCTGCATTTCATAATGAAATAGAAGGAAATTTATACGGGCTTCAAACCAATTTATTGATCAACTCAGTAAGTGATACACTCAAAGGAGTTCAAGTAGCACCTTTCAATATTGTCGGAAATACATCAAAAGGTTTTCAAGTAGGAGGTCTGAACCGTACGACGACACTCAGAGGTGTACAATTAGGACTTGTCAATGTTGCAGATACTGTAGAAAGTGGATTTTCACTAGGAGTAGTTAACTTCATCAGAAATGGATATACGGCTCTTGAGGCAGGGATAAGTAGTGATGCGATTGTGAATCTAAAGTATAAAGGAGGTACAAATCAGCTTTATAGTATTTTATCCGTCGGAATGATTGATGAAGGAATTCGATATGGTTATGGTTTAGGTACCGCATGGGATTTAGCTTCTTGGATGGGGATTAACTTTGATGCAAATGCTTTTTATGATCAAATAGATACAGATATTCTTCCTTATACTGGATGGACAGCCGCATTAGAAGCAGATTTGTATATGAAGCTTACAGATCACTTTGAAATCTATTTTGGAGGAAGTTTTAATACTCATTTCAAAGGTGATAACTATTTGCCTACAGAAGTAGCTTTACCTTATAAGTTTTCACATGAAACCAGCAGATTTGGTCAGTGGTGGAGTTATCAAGGAGGGGTACGTTTTAGGTTTTAA
- a CDS encoding sensor histidine kinase, translated as MKKKITYLFILMGLALSGIIALQGYWLYQSYQQEAERLKEELNVAIRKADEKFVGKTVLSFFITPEGEQEVFVRPYLFDPKEGGVSIQIEDEKKKDTDIIIEQPKNNFQYNYSTATDDRFRIVERHKKRVIELKVDPKKQTWYLKDYDKLLQQELNDIGITEFAYTYWSPQTKQFGVVGNEELIDNLDGKGITLHSKSPTLGATKIQLFLPQQNQLALNKMAIPLLGSLILILLTGSCFAYSLFLIFSQKKLSEIKSDFINNMTHEFKTPISTVSLALEALLKFDIRKDEEKALQYLQIAEGENQRLGLMVEKVLNVAASEKRELKLKKENINFHELVLNATQQMEMQIHEKGGKIHCHLDAIDADIIGDQVHLTNVIYNLIDNACKYTQNAPIIEISSENVNGHILVHVKDNGIGIPSQHQNAIFEKFYRIPTGNVHNVKGFGLGLSYVSLIVQKHLGELGLQSKEGQGSTFSIAFPIRTKHMNETLAL; from the coding sequence ATGAAGAAAAAAATAACATATCTATTTATTCTGATGGGGCTAGCTCTTTCTGGTATTATAGCTCTTCAAGGATATTGGCTATATCAGAGTTATCAGCAAGAAGCCGAACGGTTAAAAGAAGAGCTTAATGTTGCTATCAGAAAAGCAGATGAAAAGTTTGTAGGAAAGACCGTACTTTCATTTTTCATTACACCAGAAGGAGAGCAAGAGGTTTTCGTGAGACCTTACCTTTTTGATCCTAAAGAAGGTGGTGTCAGTATTCAGATTGAAGATGAAAAAAAGAAGGATACGGATATTATCATTGAACAACCTAAAAATAACTTTCAATACAATTATTCGACAGCTACCGATGATAGATTTAGAATAGTTGAAAGGCATAAGAAGAGAGTAATTGAGCTAAAAGTAGACCCCAAGAAACAGACTTGGTACTTGAAAGATTATGACAAATTACTCCAACAGGAACTTAATGACATTGGGATTACAGAGTTTGCTTACACCTATTGGAGCCCTCAGACCAAACAATTTGGAGTAGTAGGAAATGAGGAATTAATCGACAACCTAGACGGAAAAGGAATTACTTTACACAGTAAATCTCCAACGCTTGGAGCTACCAAAATCCAGCTTTTTTTACCTCAACAAAATCAATTGGCTCTGAATAAAATGGCAATTCCACTTCTGGGTTCGCTCATCCTTATTCTACTGACAGGAAGTTGTTTTGCTTATTCACTTTTTCTCATTTTTAGTCAGAAAAAACTCTCCGAAATCAAGAGTGACTTCATCAACAATATGACTCATGAGTTTAAGACTCCAATTTCTACTGTTTCTTTAGCGCTTGAAGCATTGCTCAAATTTGATATTCGAAAAGATGAAGAAAAGGCATTGCAATACCTTCAAATTGCGGAAGGAGAAAATCAACGACTAGGACTTATGGTTGAAAAAGTTCTCAATGTTGCGGCTTCCGAAAAAAGAGAATTAAAGCTTAAGAAAGAGAATATTAATTTCCATGAATTGGTCTTGAATGCTACGCAACAAATGGAAATGCAGATACATGAAAAAGGAGGAAAAATACATTGTCATTTGGATGCGATAGATGCAGATATCATCGGAGATCAAGTTCATCTGACAAATGTGATTTACAATCTGATAGACAATGCCTGTAAATACACTCAGAATGCTCCAATCATTGAGATTAGCTCTGAAAATGTTAATGGTCACATTCTTGTACATGTAAAAGATAATGGCATCGGGATTCCCTCTCAACATCAGAACGCTATTTTTGAGAAGTTCTACCGCATACCGACAGGGAATGTCCATAATGTAAAAGGTTTCGGCTTAGGACTCAGTTATGTATCACTGATTGTACAAAAACACCTTGGAGAACTCGGCTTGCAATCTAAAGAAGGGCAAGGCAGTACTTTTTCAATTGCTTTCCCTATCCGAACGAAACACATGAACGAAACACTTGCCTTATGA
- a CDS encoding T9SS type A sorting domain-containing protein has product MIRPLLLLTLTLFYSPFLFAQHTSVDLNSLGGSRSPYDWANSSSWDAGGSPGASTDKTVTLPDSDNSGGLSTSQIESKLTNGYHIESSTNLEMTFGGVLNIYGVLVIEGDLTLTNATINIEGGALIVTGNFTQESTLGNSATINLKNSAKIIVDGNYSVTSDGSGSTSEVSTDGTQTDITVGGDLSVNQSNSGTSSISTGTGSLYVNGNTSGNGTVNGSSPSVGIKGDTSEADLNLQSFLNTIENETSANSVLPVDIISFTAIQRHHSILLEWLTAYELDNDYYEIQSSIDGINFEILGRVYGSSDSDQLIKYSYEDQRRSLKPRYYRLKQVDTNGNFSYLKTIYHTPTIDNIEEKIVAFPNPTYGKLQIDMERSDIEDIYVIDANGNREKMDFQMSLWGEINIDLSEKKKGLYFIEVMTLSKRHHLKIILK; this is encoded by the coding sequence ATGATTAGACCTTTACTCCTACTAACCTTAACCCTATTTTACAGTCCTTTTTTATTTGCTCAACACACCTCTGTTGATTTAAATAGTTTAGGTGGATCTCGATCTCCATATGATTGGGCTAACAGCTCCTCGTGGGATGCTGGAGGTAGTCCTGGAGCCTCTACAGATAAAACCGTAACACTCCCCGACTCCGACAACTCTGGAGGATTGAGTACTTCACAAATTGAAAGTAAGTTGACCAATGGTTATCATATCGAATCATCAACAAATTTGGAGATGACATTTGGTGGTGTATTAAATATCTACGGAGTTCTTGTAATTGAAGGAGACCTTACTCTCACAAATGCTACAATCAATATTGAAGGAGGAGCTTTAATTGTAACAGGAAACTTTACACAGGAATCTACATTAGGTAATAGTGCTACTATAAACCTAAAAAATAGTGCAAAAATAATTGTAGATGGGAACTATTCTGTTACATCTGATGGGTCTGGTTCTACCTCAGAAGTAAGTACTGATGGTACACAAACGGATATAACTGTTGGAGGAGATTTAAGCGTGAATCAAAGTAACAGTGGTACAAGCTCTATATCTACAGGTACAGGTAGCTTGTATGTAAATGGAAATACTTCTGGAAATGGTACAGTTAATGGCTCAAGTCCTTCTGTAGGAATTAAGGGAGATACATCTGAAGCAGACCTAAACTTACAAAGCTTCTTAAATACAATTGAAAATGAAACATCCGCAAACTCCGTTTTACCAGTTGATATTATTTCATTTACAGCAATTCAACGTCATCATTCGATATTACTAGAGTGGTTAACTGCCTACGAATTGGATAATGATTATTATGAAATACAATCTTCTATTGATGGTATCAACTTCGAAATTCTAGGAAGAGTTTACGGAAGCTCGGATAGTGATCAATTGATAAAGTATTCTTATGAAGATCAACGCAGATCATTAAAACCTAGATATTACCGTCTTAAGCAAGTCGATACGAATGGAAACTTCAGTTATCTGAAGACAATTTATCACACTCCTACAATTGATAACATTGAAGAAAAGATTGTAGCCTTTCCAAACCCTACTTATGGAAAACTACAAATAGACATGGAACGTAGCGATATCGAGGATATTTATGTGATTGACGCTAATGGCAATAGAGAAAAAATGGACTTTCAAATGAGTCTTTGGGGAGAAATCAACATCGATTTATCAGAGAAGAAAAAAGGCCTTTACTTTATAGAAGTAATGACACTTTCCAAACGCCACCATCTTAAAATTATCCTTAAATAA
- a CDS encoding DUF3822 family protein, translated as MKDLLLDTLQYKIVDEESFDVFHVTRYELYVRAHQSSLVLGVFDPEQQRCVTIEKYFFANEASENQGLSLDTLKQFWEAHPFLNAAFWKKVYFIQADFHFAFVPESYVMTTQEEQILLRMNAGIDLSETVMERKHIHGTEAKCIFAFNKQLSKWLKHIYPKGNLKISHLAPVFCNSVLNWQKKHVPHDLAIYLTEGYLMVTKVKAGELVFANAFHIENTNDLIYFLLFVMDELGITSNRAKIIVWGEYTEEQYETLDKFIADVKRGPRPKDIKLSYDFGDFPLTAEFDMFSTFMNTSIAQ; from the coding sequence TTGAAAGATTTATTATTAGATACCTTACAATACAAAATTGTTGATGAAGAAAGCTTTGATGTGTTTCACGTTACTCGTTATGAGTTATACGTGAGGGCGCATCAAAGCTCTCTTGTATTAGGGGTATTCGATCCTGAACAACAACGTTGTGTCACGATCGAGAAATATTTTTTTGCTAATGAAGCTTCTGAAAATCAAGGTTTATCTCTTGATACACTCAAACAGTTTTGGGAAGCTCATCCTTTTTTGAATGCAGCCTTCTGGAAGAAAGTTTATTTCATCCAAGCCGATTTCCACTTTGCATTTGTTCCAGAGTCATACGTAATGACAACACAAGAGGAGCAAATCCTTTTGCGTATGAATGCAGGTATTGACCTTTCAGAAACTGTGATGGAACGCAAACATATTCATGGTACAGAAGCCAAATGTATTTTTGCTTTCAATAAGCAGTTATCAAAGTGGTTAAAACACATCTACCCGAAAGGAAATCTTAAAATCTCTCATTTAGCACCTGTGTTTTGTAACTCAGTTCTGAACTGGCAGAAAAAACACGTACCTCATGATTTGGCAATATATCTTACTGAGGGCTATCTGATGGTGACAAAGGTAAAAGCAGGAGAATTGGTATTTGCCAATGCTTTTCATATTGAAAATACCAATGATCTCATCTATTTCCTTTTATTTGTGATGGATGAATTGGGAATAACTTCCAACAGAGCTAAAATCATTGTATGGGGTGAGTACACAGAAGAGCAATACGAAACCTTAGACAAGTTTATTGCAGATGTGAAAAGAGGTCCTAGACCAAAAGATATCAAACTTTCTTATGACTTTGGAGATTTTCCATTGACAGCAGAGTTTGATATGTTTTCAACATTTATGAATACATCGATAGCGCAATAA
- a CDS encoding response regulator transcription factor, with the protein MKKTKIMVVEDDPFLGLLVKELFENRGYEATLFKDGERAFKGFCEIQPDLCVLDVMLPIKDGFSLAEEIRTTDSNVPIVFLTAKSMTEDVVKGFQIGANDYVKKPFSMEELLVRVESILKREKGIGKLESSEVSYQFGIIDFNYTYQQISVGDMHKSLTSREADLLKILCEQRNQLVNRKLILVKLWGDDSFFNGRSLDVFITKLRKLLKAEERLQIQTVRGEGYRLVFAD; encoded by the coding sequence ATGAAAAAAACAAAAATAATGGTCGTAGAAGACGATCCTTTTTTAGGCTTATTGGTCAAAGAATTATTTGAAAATAGAGGATATGAGGCTACACTTTTTAAAGATGGTGAGCGTGCTTTTAAAGGCTTTTGTGAGATACAACCCGATCTTTGTGTACTTGATGTCATGCTGCCCATAAAAGATGGTTTTAGCTTAGCAGAGGAAATTCGTACCACAGATTCAAATGTTCCTATAGTCTTTCTGACTGCAAAATCGATGACTGAAGATGTTGTTAAAGGTTTTCAGATTGGGGCTAATGATTATGTGAAAAAGCCCTTCAGCATGGAAGAATTACTTGTAAGGGTCGAATCTATTCTAAAACGTGAAAAAGGTATTGGTAAGCTTGAAAGCTCTGAGGTCAGTTATCAATTCGGAATTATTGATTTCAACTATACTTATCAACAAATCAGTGTGGGCGATATGCATAAGTCGCTTACTTCTCGCGAAGCTGATTTACTCAAAATACTCTGTGAACAGCGTAATCAACTTGTCAACAGAAAATTGATTTTGGTAAAACTATGGGGAGATGATTCGTTCTTTAATGGTAGAAGTTTAGATGTGTTCATCACCAAACTTCGTAAGCTTTTAAAAGCAGAAGAACGACTACAAATTCAGACGGTTAGAGGTGAAGGTTATCGCCTTGTTTTTGCAGACTAG